The Campylobacter sp. RM10537 genome has a segment encoding these proteins:
- a CDS encoding (Fe-S)-binding protein — MKKVYFYATCLGTAAMQDTILNALKLLRLEGIEVIFKKKQTCCSQPSFNSGYFKESKEIAMYNVNLFNEPYPIVVPSGSCAGMMAHDYLELFKNDPQFEKVKNFSQRVIELSQYLDEVLNVNYEDKGEPVKITWHSNCHALRVQKSIDANKNLIKRLKNVELVPLTYEEECCGFGGTFCVKEPEISNAMAQSKIKDIQNTGVKYLVSADGGCLLNLGGTMKKMGLDIKPIHLYDFLIKRLQGEKL; from the coding sequence ATGAAAAAAGTATATTTTTATGCGACTTGCTTAGGCACAGCAGCTATGCAAGATACAATTTTAAATGCTTTAAAACTTTTACGTTTAGAAGGAATTGAAGTTATATTTAAGAAAAAACAGACTTGTTGCTCTCAACCTTCTTTTAATTCAGGTTATTTTAAAGAGAGTAAAGAAATTGCAATGTATAATGTAAATCTCTTTAATGAACCTTATCCTATCGTTGTACCAAGTGGATCTTGTGCCGGTATGATGGCTCATGATTATCTGGAACTTTTTAAAAATGATCCACAATTTGAAAAAGTAAAAAATTTCAGCCAAAGAGTTATAGAGCTTTCTCAATATCTTGATGAAGTTTTAAATGTAAACTATGAAGATAAGGGGGAACCCGTAAAAATAACATGGCATTCAAATTGTCATGCTTTAAGAGTTCAAAAAAGCATCGATGCAAATAAAAATCTAATTAAAAGGCTTAAAAACGTTGAACTTGTGCCTTTAACCTATGAAGAAGAATGTTGTGGATTTGGTGGAACTTTTTGCGTAAAAGAGCCTGAAATTTCAAATGCTATGGCACAAAGCAAAATCAAAGATATTCAAAATACAGGAGTAAAATATTTGGTTAGCGCAGATGGAGGCTGTTTGCTTAATTTAGGAGGTACTATGAAAAAAATGGGGCTCGATATTAAACCCATTCACCTATATGATTTTTTAATCAAACGTTTGCAAGGAGAAAAACTATGA
- a CDS encoding LutB/LldF family L-lactate oxidation iron-sulfur protein: MNAKMPHEQIVHIKLNDKQMQENLVNAMHTLQTNRFKVIDAKFNDWQGLRSKAKQAKNNALMNLKDRLLEFEKNATANGMIIHWADTKEDACEIIYQLMLEKKISKVLKGKSMASEEIGLNHYLENKGMKAIETDLGELILQLNDEAPVHIVVPAIHRNRYEIGKIFKEKLNSELESEPEKLNAIARKHLRDEFEGLKLGLSGVNFAMSKEGAFWLIENEGNGRMCTTAPDIHIALCGIEKVMETFEDAATMVSLLTPSATGQFIPTYNNIITGPRKNGELDGPKEVHVILFNNNRTNMLSNEDYYEALRCIRCGACMNFCPVYDQIGGHTYQTTYPGPIGEVISPNIFGIDHTGDILTFCSLCGRCSEVCPVKIPLADLIRKLRRDKVGQGDNPPIGANLVHHNAMEAFAFSKFKSLATSGNLWRFSLSKAHYFNSLLHKFKDSLPVIKNWSAFKELPEIKKDLYKEVEKLQGVIYE, from the coding sequence ATGAATGCTAAAATGCCTCATGAGCAAATCGTTCATATCAAACTAAACGATAAACAAATGCAAGAAAATCTTGTTAATGCTATGCATACCTTACAAACCAATCGTTTTAAAGTAATTGATGCTAAATTTAATGATTGGCAAGGCTTAAGATCTAAAGCCAAACAAGCTAAAAACAATGCTTTAATGAATTTAAAAGATCGTTTATTAGAATTTGAAAAAAATGCTACAGCTAATGGAATGATCATACATTGGGCGGATACAAAAGAAGATGCTTGTGAAATTATCTATCAACTTATGCTAGAAAAAAAGATCTCTAAAGTTTTAAAAGGTAAATCAATGGCTAGTGAAGAGATAGGTTTAAATCATTACTTAGAAAATAAAGGAATGAAAGCCATTGAAACTGATTTAGGCGAACTCATTTTACAATTAAATGATGAAGCTCCTGTACATATTGTAGTTCCAGCTATTCATAGAAATCGTTATGAAATAGGAAAAATCTTTAAAGAAAAGCTTAATTCAGAATTAGAAAGTGAGCCAGAAAAACTTAATGCCATAGCAAGAAAGCATTTAAGAGATGAATTTGAAGGTTTAAAATTGGGTCTAAGCGGAGTTAATTTTGCTATGTCTAAAGAAGGTGCTTTTTGGCTCATAGAAAATGAAGGTAATGGTAGGATGTGCACCACAGCTCCTGATATACATATAGCCCTTTGTGGAATAGAAAAAGTTATGGAAACTTTTGAAGATGCAGCTACAATGGTTTCTTTACTTACTCCATCAGCAACTGGACAATTTATACCAACTTACAATAATATCATTACAGGACCAAGAAAAAATGGAGAATTAGACGGTCCTAAAGAGGTACATGTGATATTATTTAATAATAATCGCACTAATATGCTTTCTAATGAAGATTATTATGAAGCTTTAAGATGTATAAGATGTGGTGCTTGTATGAATTTTTGTCCTGTTTATGATCAAATAGGTGGGCACACGTATCAAACAACTTATCCAGGGCCTATAGGAGAAGTTATTAGTCCAAATATCTTTGGTATTGATCATACAGGAGATATTTTAACTTTTTGCTCACTTTGTGGACGCTGTTCGGAGGTTTGTCCTGTTAAAATTCCTTTAGCTGATTTAATTAGAAAATTAAGACGCGATAAAGTAGGACAAGGAGATAATCCACCTATAGGTGCAAATTTAGTTCATCATAATGCCATGGAAGCTTTTGCTTTTTCAAAATTCAAAAGCTTAGCTACTAGCGGTAATTTATGGAGATTTTCTTTATCAA